One Candidatus Saccharibacteria bacterium RAAC3_TM7_1 genomic region harbors:
- a CDS encoding alpha-amylase (RAAC3_TM7_1_724) has product MIKPGITLYLHVHQPWRVRRYSIFDTAQRHDYFNDQDHSSERNNRYILEKVADKSYRPMNALLEKLLGRHPEFKLSLSITGTFIEQCEQWAPDVLASFQRLVDTGRVEIVAETYHHSLAFFYSHDEFERQVALHEQKIQELFGIKPTAFRNTELAYNDELAKWADNRGYKAILAEGWDKVLGWRSPNYLYKPANTHQIGLLLKNYRLSDDVAFRFSDKQWPQYPLSANTYTAWAETALNNGPLINLFMDYETFGEHQWEDTGIFSFFEQFVGRWLSGGQHTFYTVSEAATTFSPAGEISMPETVTWADTERDLTAWLGNGMQREAMRYLYSMEDDIIRTGDLGLIADWRSLLTSDHVYYMCTKWFHDGDVHAYFSPYDSPYDAFLYVMNVIRDLRYRLMAYHHVGGGHG; this is encoded by the coding sequence ATGATCAAGCCTGGCATTACTCTCTATCTCCATGTTCATCAGCCGTGGCGGGTACGACGCTACTCGATCTTTGATACCGCCCAGCGTCATGATTACTTTAACGACCAAGACCACTCGTCCGAACGGAATAATCGCTATATTTTAGAAAAGGTCGCCGATAAGTCATACCGGCCGATGAATGCCCTGCTCGAAAAACTACTCGGGAGGCATCCGGAGTTCAAGCTTTCACTCAGTATTACCGGTACCTTTATCGAGCAATGCGAGCAGTGGGCACCGGATGTGCTGGCAAGTTTTCAGCGGTTGGTGGATACCGGCCGGGTTGAGATTGTGGCGGAGACGTACCACCATTCACTAGCGTTTTTCTACAGTCATGATGAATTTGAGCGTCAGGTGGCGCTGCACGAACAGAAGATCCAGGAGCTATTTGGCATCAAGCCGACAGCTTTTCGCAACACCGAGCTGGCGTATAATGATGAGCTGGCCAAATGGGCGGATAACCGTGGCTATAAAGCGATTTTGGCCGAGGGGTGGGATAAGGTGTTGGGCTGGCGAAGCCCTAATTATCTCTATAAACCAGCGAACACACACCAGATCGGCCTATTGCTCAAAAACTATCGCCTAAGCGATGATGTTGCCTTTCGATTTAGCGACAAACAGTGGCCGCAGTATCCCCTGTCCGCCAATACCTATACCGCGTGGGCAGAGACCGCTCTCAACAACGGACCACTTATCAACTTGTTTATGGACTACGAAACATTTGGTGAACACCAGTGGGAAGATACCGGTATCTTTTCATTCTTTGAACAGTTCGTCGGTCGGTGGCTGAGCGGCGGCCAGCATACTTTTTATACTGTTTCTGAGGCTGCGACGACATTTTCTCCTGCCGGAGAGATATCTATGCCAGAAACGGTTACTTGGGCCGATACAGAACGCGATCTCACCGCTTGGCTTGGCAATGGCATGCAGCGCGAGGCAATGCGCTACCTCTATAGCATGGAAGACGATATTATCCGGACGGGCGACCTGGGATTGATCGCTGACTGGCGCAGTCTCCTTACTTCCGACCACGTCTACTACATGTGTACCAAATGGTTCCATGACGGTGACGTACACGCCTATTTCAGCCCCTATGATTCTCCTTATGATGCATTTCTCTATGTTATGAATGTGATTAGAGACCTGCGCTACCGATTAATGGCCTATCATCATGTGGGAGGCGGCCATGGCTAG
- a CDS encoding DNA polymerase III, delta prime subunit (RAAC3_TM7_1_729), with the protein MSLVVTPETTAFLERFRVALPHAQLLAGTEGIGLYALAHHMAETAGQIIAIIRPIAKTKAGVPSIATEAIRDLYETARSRQLKASFIIIDDADSMTLSAQNALLKLLEEPNRSTHFILTTHQPEKLLPTIRSRVQRFTVPRVDEITSRRLTKSLGITDEKLRAQILYIASGLPAEISRLSADKRYFDELAARAGQARRFIEGTTYDRLVIIQTFKEDRVGALAFIRILLLILERLFMRTPTRDVAKLIQSLIEAAEAIQTNGNIRLQLSAVMV; encoded by the coding sequence ATGAGTCTTGTCGTCACGCCTGAAACGACGGCTTTCCTCGAACGGTTCAGAGTGGCACTGCCGCATGCACAACTACTCGCCGGCACGGAAGGTATAGGCCTTTACGCATTGGCCCATCACATGGCCGAAACTGCCGGACAAATCATCGCTATTATTCGACCGATCGCTAAAACAAAAGCCGGTGTGCCTTCTATCGCCACTGAAGCAATTCGTGACCTATACGAAACGGCGCGTAGCCGACAGCTAAAGGCATCGTTTATCATCATAGACGACGCCGATAGCATGACGCTCTCAGCTCAAAATGCACTATTGAAGCTGCTCGAAGAGCCCAACCGCTCAACGCATTTTATTCTGACCACTCATCAGCCCGAAAAGCTACTGCCGACAATTCGTTCACGCGTACAGCGCTTTACCGTACCACGAGTCGATGAAATAACAAGTCGCCGCCTGACGAAATCGCTTGGTATTACCGACGAAAAATTACGCGCACAGATCCTCTATATTGCTTCTGGCCTGCCGGCAGAGATTAGTCGCTTGTCAGCGGATAAGCGTTATTTTGACGAATTAGCCGCGCGAGCCGGACAGGCGCGCCGTTTCATTGAGGGCACTACCTACGACCGTCTGGTAATCATCCAGACCTTCAAGGAAGACCGGGTGGGTGCGTTAGCGTTTATCCGTATACTGCTACTTATTCTGGAGCGCTTATTCATGCGTACACCGACACGCGATGTGGCAAAGCTAATCCAAAGCCTTATCGAAGCCGCGGAGGCGATCCAAACAAATGGAAACATTCGGCTCCAGCTCAGCGCAGTCATGGTATAA
- the trpS gene encoding tryptophan-tRNA ligase (RAAC3_TM7_1_731) — MTKPVILTGLRANNDLHIGNYFGAMLPLIDMAKTHSDEYQINMFIPDLHSFTTPIDHSQLYEQILNNARLFAAAGLPLDNENIYLYRQSHVSAHSELTWILDCFTGFGEMSRMTQFKDKSLLLERNILKGGVTVDATEIPGEASVSYAKMSASNSVSVGLFNYPVLMAADILLYRAKYVPVGDDQSQHLEFTRDIAERLNNRFGDLFIIPEPVNKQHEFFGKDQGLRIMDLTDPTKKMSKSATNEKGVIFLGDDPEAAAKKIMSATTDDKANVQLDRENQPGVTNLLEILALLRGKSKEETAKEFAGVTRYGDFKKVVADEMTQFLIDFQGKLASVDDEAVMTKLKFFSEQVMNTQANVTLLKVQQAVGLRPKV, encoded by the coding sequence ATGACTAAACCTGTAATTCTCACCGGCCTCCGCGCCAACAACGACCTCCATATCGGCAACTACTTTGGCGCTATGTTGCCGCTGATCGACATGGCGAAAACCCACTCGGATGAATATCAAATCAACATGTTTATCCCAGACCTCCATAGTTTCACGACGCCGATCGACCATTCGCAGCTGTATGAGCAGATATTAAATAATGCCCGGCTTTTCGCCGCTGCCGGTTTACCACTTGATAATGAAAATATCTATCTTTACCGCCAGAGTCATGTGTCGGCGCATAGTGAACTGACGTGGATTTTGGATTGCTTTACCGGCTTTGGTGAGATGAGCCGTATGACACAGTTTAAGGACAAATCGCTCCTCCTTGAACGTAATATTTTGAAAGGTGGCGTAACCGTTGACGCCACTGAAATACCTGGCGAAGCTTCAGTTAGCTATGCAAAAATGTCTGCCTCGAATTCCGTTTCGGTCGGTCTTTTTAATTATCCGGTGCTTATGGCGGCCGACATACTATTGTACAGAGCAAAGTACGTACCTGTGGGTGACGACCAGTCACAACACCTTGAATTTACCCGTGATATTGCCGAGCGTCTGAATAACCGCTTCGGTGACCTCTTTATCATCCCTGAGCCTGTCAATAAACAGCACGAATTCTTCGGTAAAGACCAGGGATTACGCATCATGGACTTGACCGATCCGACGAAGAAGATGAGCAAGTCAGCCACCAACGAAAAAGGCGTCATCTTCCTCGGCGACGACCCGGAAGCGGCAGCCAAGAAGATCATGAGCGCGACCACCGACGACAAAGCAAACGTACAGCTCGATAGGGAGAACCAGCCTGGCGTGACGAATCTACTCGAGATTTTAGCACTTCTTCGCGGGAAATCAAAAGAAGAGACGGCCAAAGAATTTGCCGGCGTGACGCGATATGGTGACTTCAAGAAAGTCGTCGCCGACGAAATGACACAGTTCCTGATCGACTTCCAGGGAAAGCTGGCGAGCGTCGACGACGAAGCCGTCATGACCAAACTGAAGTTTTTTTCTGAGCAGGTTATGAACACGCAGGCGAATGTGACGCTTCTCAAGGTTCAACAAGCCGTTGGCCTCCGGCCAAAGGTTTAG
- a CDS encoding ribosomal large subunit pseudouridine synthase, RluD subfamily protein, nonfunctional (RAAC3_TM7_1_730) gives MRLDVYVAEYWPEQSRSTWQKLIKSGAVKVNGEVITLPKHELGEDDYVSVEQPIPPDFSADSLPILYEDDDVIVINKPVGVLTHSKGALNDEFTVAEFVRPKTTYKADTNRPGIIHRLDRATSGVLLCVKNEEAAAYLQRQFSERKVKKMYMAVVSGIPPEPRAVLDLPIGRNPAKPSTFRVDPNGKPAETYYEVLNHDDRHALVKLQPHTGRTHQLRVHMAYVGTPIIGDTVYGFETAERMYLHAAALEITLPGGKRTTFEAPLPPEFSQQVAA, from the coding sequence ATGCGTCTCGACGTCTATGTCGCCGAATATTGGCCCGAACAGTCTCGCTCTACCTGGCAAAAACTAATCAAATCCGGTGCCGTCAAGGTCAACGGTGAGGTGATTACACTGCCAAAGCACGAACTCGGGGAAGACGACTACGTATCAGTTGAGCAGCCGATACCACCAGACTTTTCTGCGGACAGCCTGCCGATACTTTATGAGGACGATGACGTCATTGTAATCAATAAGCCAGTCGGCGTGCTCACGCATAGTAAGGGTGCTCTAAATGATGAGTTCACTGTTGCTGAATTTGTCCGTCCGAAGACGACATATAAAGCCGATACAAACCGACCGGGCATTATTCATCGGCTCGACCGCGCCACCTCGGGCGTGCTGCTTTGTGTTAAAAACGAAGAAGCCGCGGCGTACCTTCAGCGCCAATTCTCCGAACGAAAGGTAAAAAAGATGTACATGGCGGTCGTATCCGGCATCCCTCCGGAGCCGCGTGCCGTCCTCGACCTGCCGATTGGTCGCAATCCTGCCAAGCCAAGTACTTTTCGAGTTGATCCCAATGGCAAGCCAGCAGAAACGTATTATGAAGTACTCAATCACGACGATAGGCATGCTCTCGTGAAGCTGCAGCCACATACAGGGCGCACACACCAGCTACGTGTCCATATGGCATACGTCGGCACGCCGATCATTGGTGATACGGTCTACGGCTTTGAGACGGCTGAACGCATGTACCTACACGCTGCCGCTCTTGAGATTACCTTGCCCGGCGGAAAGCGGACGACATTTGAAGCACCACTGCCACCTGAGTTTAGTCAGCAGGTAGCCGCATGA
- a CDS encoding 4-alpha-glucanotransferase (RAAC3_TM7_1_723) — MNILMLGWELPPHNSGGLGVACYHLSKALSLQGASIDFVVPYQGTHPEASFMNVLSATTLSPLERYGLGAYDSAVVSPEETNLGDMRSVQKRYGKFVEKLLETSRPDAIHAHDWLTMEAGILAKKRTGAPLIVHVHATEFDRAGGTYGNPLIHEIEEQGLLMADQVIAVSNVTKALIVQRYKVPAEKVQVVHNAFEAADFVGHEYNERTYRYLESLKDEGYTIVATVTRFTLQKGLVHLLKAAARSLERYDKLVFLLAGDGDQRDELLRLSADLGIADKIIFTGFVRGQQWRDVYHVADIFVMSSVSEPFGLTALEAAHHDNALIITKQSGVGEVLDSIFRYDFWDEEKLADQIVGLALSTALMHEMRSNIKQEYARLSWDQVARTCLALYRGVPSGVKI, encoded by the coding sequence ATGAACATATTGATGCTTGGGTGGGAGCTGCCGCCACATAACAGCGGTGGACTTGGCGTGGCTTGTTACCATTTGTCAAAAGCCTTAAGCCTTCAGGGTGCATCGATTGATTTCGTTGTGCCTTATCAGGGGACTCATCCCGAAGCTTCATTTATGAATGTACTGAGCGCGACAACTCTTTCTCCTCTTGAGCGTTATGGGCTTGGTGCTTACGATAGCGCCGTTGTCTCACCGGAGGAAACGAATCTTGGCGATATGCGTAGCGTCCAGAAACGCTATGGAAAGTTTGTCGAGAAGCTGCTCGAGACTTCTCGCCCCGATGCGATCCACGCGCACGACTGGCTAACGATGGAAGCGGGGATACTCGCCAAAAAACGCACTGGTGCACCGCTCATCGTACATGTTCATGCTACGGAGTTCGACCGTGCCGGCGGTACGTATGGCAACCCACTGATTCACGAGATCGAAGAACAGGGCTTACTGATGGCCGACCAAGTTATTGCCGTCAGCAATGTAACGAAGGCATTGATCGTCCAGCGCTATAAGGTGCCAGCGGAGAAAGTTCAGGTAGTCCACAACGCCTTTGAGGCGGCGGACTTCGTCGGTCACGAATATAATGAGCGAACGTACCGTTACCTAGAAAGTCTCAAGGACGAGGGTTATACGATCGTCGCCACGGTAACCCGCTTTACGCTGCAAAAAGGTCTGGTGCATTTGTTAAAAGCGGCGGCACGATCATTGGAGCGCTATGATAAACTAGTCTTCTTGCTGGCCGGTGATGGCGATCAGCGTGACGAACTGCTGCGACTCAGCGCCGACCTTGGTATTGCCGACAAAATAATTTTTACTGGTTTTGTGCGTGGACAACAGTGGCGCGACGTCTACCATGTGGCCGACATATTCGTTATGAGCTCAGTGAGCGAGCCGTTTGGTCTGACTGCGCTGGAAGCGGCTCATCATGATAATGCGCTCATCATCACCAAGCAATCCGGTGTCGGTGAAGTGCTCGACAGTATTTTTCGCTATGATTTCTGGGATGAAGAGAAACTAGCCGATCAGATCGTAGGGCTGGCGTTGTCAACGGCACTCATGCACGAAATGCGCAGTAATATAAAGCAGGAATACGCTCGTTTATCCTGGGATCAGGTAGCCAGGACTTGCCTGGCGCTTTATCGCGGCGTGCCGTCTGGAGTGAAAATATGA
- a CDS encoding hypothetical protein (RAAC3_TM7_1_719): MQKIATKVFIYASLAFGVIGILMILTSADNDNDNSDFNKLLQKLLFITVFIILPSFALSVAGKYLKNGE; this comes from the coding sequence ATGCAAAAAATCGCTACCAAAGTATTTATCTACGCATCACTGGCATTCGGAGTCATTGGTATTCTGATGATACTGACATCCGCCGATAACGACAATGACAACTCCGACTTCAATAAGCTGCTGCAAAAGCTGCTCTTTATCACCGTCTTTATCATCCTGCCATCCTTCGCGCTAAGCGTGGCAGGGAAGTATCTGAAAAACGGCGAATAA
- a CDS encoding hypothetical protein (RAAC3_TM7_1_728): protein MLGLLLLALFGAWALYQRQTINEVALDLPVRITEKLDRLWEIAQESLQDRRYLRAEKALLTILRVDERNATAYNRLGILYAKQQAYNDAIECFEIAQSLEPSASSLHNVGLIYYETGQYDKAALAFEQALAMEEDLAARHIAYAKVLEKLGHQKRMLTELERAMELEKNPQTLTILADAYERTGQTELATNLREEAAKLIIPQGQPKRVRRPRRVIM, encoded by the coding sequence ATGCTAGGACTATTACTACTGGCTCTATTCGGAGCCTGGGCTCTCTACCAGCGGCAGACGATCAACGAAGTAGCGCTTGATCTGCCAGTGCGTATCACCGAAAAGCTTGATCGCCTATGGGAGATCGCTCAGGAATCACTTCAGGATCGGCGTTATTTGCGAGCCGAAAAGGCGCTTCTGACCATTTTACGCGTCGATGAACGTAATGCCACCGCCTATAACCGTCTCGGTATCCTGTACGCCAAGCAACAGGCCTACAATGATGCTATCGAATGTTTTGAGATCGCACAAAGCCTTGAGCCGAGTGCTTCGAGCCTCCATAACGTCGGCCTGATTTATTATGAAACTGGGCAATATGACAAGGCTGCGCTGGCCTTTGAGCAAGCTTTAGCGATGGAAGAGGATCTGGCGGCACGTCACATCGCTTACGCCAAGGTGCTCGAGAAGCTCGGCCACCAAAAGCGTATGCTTACCGAGTTGGAACGTGCGATGGAGCTTGAGAAAAACCCCCAGACACTCACCATTCTTGCCGACGCCTACGAGCGGACAGGTCAGACTGAGCTAGCCACAAATCTACGTGAAGAGGCAGCCAAGCTGATTATCCCGCAAGGTCAGCCCAAACGGGTGCGTCGACCCCGCCGCGTTATTATGTGA
- a CDS encoding glycoside hydrolase 15-like protein (RAAC3_TM7_1_725) codes for MARPIVLSNGELHVGINTYGMVHDFYFPYVGFENHSAGKDTRHKVGVWCDGQISWLDDSDWQITQQIASGALIGHTKAWNEQLEILLEFDDFITTHTNAFIRNIHVVNLKSEERDIRLFMHQAFAIGDSRSNTDTAQYLPDSDAVLHYRGRRAFIIGGKTAHGLPFDQHSIGLFGIEGREGTYRDADDGNLSGSNVEHGRVDSTIRFQLLVPGHESRRVSYWIAAGTSMREALMVHRQMQEKDTSYHLAQTVNWWDEWLQPVYVAADKLPTKYRELFIHSALVIKAHIDKRGAVIASSDTSMLNYSRDAYAYCWPRDGAYALWPLMRLGYEAEARQFFEFCRRGLHPNGYLMHKYRADGALGSSWHPYVHGTESAPPIQEDETALTLFMFAQYYHQQEDKALLDEFYDSMVRPMADFMASYVDQLTGLPRPSYDLWEEKFLTTTYTTAVVQASLAAAAELAEIMDDGDNAVKWRTASDDMIVAAHKYLYNHKREAFYKGLIVKNDQIEFDETIDVSSFYGVYMFGLFSSRSEEVTQMYQTLTDTFHLSDKSPGLPRYEYDEYHRIDTHSLGNTWVITSLWLAQYSLEVHDQPQAMAILDWLDRNVGAANMLAEQIDPSSGAPLSVSPLVWSHAEYMATLLDLTMEQSS; via the coding sequence ATGGCTAGACCGATCGTCCTATCAAACGGTGAACTGCATGTCGGCATCAACACCTATGGCATGGTGCACGATTTTTACTTTCCTTATGTCGGCTTTGAAAACCATTCGGCTGGAAAGGATACTCGTCATAAGGTGGGCGTATGGTGTGATGGCCAAATAAGCTGGCTCGATGATTCGGATTGGCAGATTACGCAGCAAATAGCATCCGGAGCGCTGATCGGTCATACCAAAGCCTGGAATGAGCAGCTCGAAATACTACTCGAATTTGACGACTTCATCACCACACACACGAATGCTTTTATCCGCAACATCCATGTTGTAAATCTGAAAAGCGAAGAGCGTGACATCCGTCTCTTTATGCATCAAGCGTTCGCTATCGGTGATTCGCGGAGCAATACAGATACGGCGCAGTATTTACCCGATAGTGACGCCGTACTTCACTACCGGGGTCGACGCGCCTTCATTATCGGTGGCAAGACAGCTCACGGCCTACCGTTTGACCAACACTCGATTGGTCTTTTCGGGATCGAAGGACGCGAGGGCACCTACCGAGACGCCGACGATGGCAATCTGTCAGGGAGCAATGTCGAACATGGTCGCGTTGATTCGACGATTCGCTTTCAACTCTTAGTTCCAGGCCACGAATCACGACGAGTAAGTTACTGGATTGCCGCTGGCACTTCGATGCGTGAAGCGCTAATGGTGCATCGTCAGATGCAGGAAAAGGACACTAGTTACCATCTGGCCCAGACTGTGAACTGGTGGGACGAGTGGCTTCAGCCGGTGTACGTGGCTGCCGACAAACTGCCGACAAAATATCGCGAGTTGTTTATTCATAGTGCACTGGTGATCAAGGCGCACATCGACAAGCGCGGCGCAGTCATTGCGAGTAGCGACACCTCGATGCTCAACTATTCGCGCGATGCCTATGCCTATTGCTGGCCCCGTGACGGCGCCTATGCGCTGTGGCCACTGATGCGGCTTGGCTATGAGGCTGAAGCGCGCCAGTTCTTTGAGTTCTGTCGACGCGGGCTCCATCCAAACGGATACTTGATGCATAAATACCGGGCAGACGGCGCACTGGGCTCGAGCTGGCATCCTTATGTTCATGGAACGGAAAGCGCGCCGCCGATCCAAGAGGACGAAACTGCACTGACGCTCTTTATGTTTGCGCAGTATTATCATCAGCAGGAAGACAAAGCGCTGCTCGACGAATTTTACGACTCGATGGTACGACCGATGGCAGACTTCATGGCAAGCTATGTCGATCAACTAACTGGCTTGCCGCGGCCAAGCTATGACCTATGGGAAGAAAAGTTCCTGACGACGACCTATACGACTGCGGTTGTGCAAGCCAGTCTTGCGGCGGCTGCCGAACTTGCTGAAATCATGGATGATGGAGATAATGCCGTCAAATGGCGAACTGCCAGCGATGACATGATCGTGGCGGCTCATAAATATCTTTACAACCACAAGCGAGAGGCATTTTACAAAGGGCTTATCGTAAAGAATGACCAGATCGAATTCGATGAGACGATTGATGTCTCCAGTTTTTACGGCGTGTACATGTTTGGACTTTTCTCGAGTCGCAGCGAGGAAGTGACGCAAATGTACCAGACATTGACCGATACGTTTCATCTTAGCGACAAGTCACCTGGCTTGCCTCGCTACGAATACGATGAATATCATCGGATCGATACTCATTCACTCGGCAATACCTGGGTAATTACGTCGCTTTGGCTGGCACAGTATTCACTTGAGGTACACGATCAGCCACAGGCTATGGCTATTCTGGACTGGCTTGACCGAAACGTTGGCGCGGCGAACATGCTCGCGGAGCAAATCGATCCCAGCTCTGGTGCTCCACTGTCGGTCTCACCCCTCGTGTGGAGCCATGCAGAGTACATGGCTACCCTGCTCGATCTCACGATGGAGCAATCCTCATGA
- a CDS encoding hypothetical protein (RAAC3_TM7_1_721), giving the protein MIFHRHQLHQHLKNKNKMTAIDKLMYFASFAYPFTAVPQIIQVYSSKDVTSLSLVSFALYVIFGSIFLAYAISKKLKPLVIEGALWLVIYIAMLLGIVLFS; this is encoded by the coding sequence ATGATATTTCACAGACATCAACTCCACCAACATCTCAAGAATAAAAATAAGATGACAGCTATCGATAAGCTGATGTATTTTGCTTCATTTGCATATCCATTTACTGCAGTTCCTCAGATTATTCAAGTGTACAGCTCTAAAGATGTAACAAGTTTGTCATTGGTCAGCTTCGCACTCTATGTAATATTCGGTTCAATATTTTTAGCATATGCGATAAGTAAAAAATTAAAGCCATTAGTAATCGAGGGCGCATTATGGCTTGTAATATACATAGCGATGCTATTAGGAATTGTGCTTTTTAGTTAA
- a CDS encoding hypothetical protein (RAAC3_TM7_1_727) — protein sequence MAKKNTKRKLIGLVSQLTGHRTYYTTVNTQQRNGLGKLTIRKYDPIARKHAVYEETKKNLGRNEVKARKG from the coding sequence ATGGCAAAGAAGAACACAAAGCGAAAGTTGATAGGTTTAGTGAGCCAACTGACTGGTCACCGTACCTACTACACGACCGTCAATACACAGCAGCGTAACGGGCTTGGCAAATTAACGATTCGCAAATACGACCCGATTGCACGTAAGCACGCAGTTTACGAAGAAACCAAGAAAAACCTCGGTCGTAACGAAGTCAAAGCACGCAAAGGATAA
- a CDS encoding hypothetical protein (RAAC3_TM7_1_722): MTNDPSFIDQAASQTVRFFTDANPYRSILILLASIVVTYWFSRFVAKFIIIIAQQVSVRSDNESDALKALRLRQVETYLGVTVAVVRVLIVAIVAYIVWRILSPEGSSRLGGSGAAAIGASAVFIVVAGQTVGTWLRDITAGATMIIERWFTVGDYIKIEPFIEMTGVVERLTLRSTRLRSLSGEVIWVHNQKIDAVHVTPNGVRTLAVDVLVNDREIGERLIKKTIKTLPTGPMLIASALTIKYVEKWSDDLWMITIEGHTVPGREWLIENYFVSALQKANRSAQKKNRALVSDPIVRYADPATERRFRRAVRIQKQKDK, translated from the coding sequence GTGACCAACGACCCTTCCTTCATTGACCAGGCCGCCAGCCAAACCGTCCGCTTCTTTACCGATGCAAACCCGTATCGCTCTATTCTTATCCTTCTCGCATCGATCGTGGTAACGTATTGGTTCAGCCGATTTGTTGCCAAATTTATTATCATCATCGCCCAGCAGGTATCGGTTCGCTCGGATAATGAATCGGATGCGCTAAAAGCCTTGCGTCTACGACAAGTCGAAACGTATCTCGGGGTGACTGTCGCTGTTGTGCGCGTATTAATTGTGGCCATTGTGGCTTACATTGTCTGGCGGATTCTCAGCCCAGAGGGTAGTAGTCGTCTCGGTGGTAGCGGTGCAGCCGCTATTGGTGCTAGTGCCGTCTTTATAGTAGTAGCAGGGCAGACCGTTGGTACTTGGTTGCGTGACATTACCGCCGGAGCTACCATGATCATCGAGCGTTGGTTTACGGTTGGTGACTACATCAAGATTGAGCCATTCATCGAAATGACTGGCGTCGTGGAGCGTCTGACATTGCGCTCTACGAGATTACGCAGCTTGAGCGGCGAAGTGATCTGGGTTCATAATCAGAAAATCGATGCTGTGCATGTAACTCCCAATGGCGTCCGTACCCTGGCAGTCGATGTGCTAGTAAATGATCGGGAAATTGGTGAGCGACTCATCAAAAAGACTATCAAAACGCTGCCCACTGGCCCAATGCTCATTGCTAGCGCACTGACGATCAAATACGTCGAGAAATGGAGTGACGATCTCTGGATGATTACCATCGAAGGTCACACCGTACCAGGTAGGGAATGGCTGATCGAAAACTATTTTGTCAGCGCATTGCAAAAAGCCAATAGGAGCGCACAAAAGAAAAACCGCGCACTCGTCAGCGATCCGATCGTCCGCTATGCCGATCCGGCTACCGAGCGACGCTTCCGCCGTGCTGTGCGAATTCAAAAACAAAAAGACAAGTAG
- a CDS encoding hypothetical protein (RAAC3_TM7_1_726), which produces MKRITTRLQSALTTNSEKKLITSFAERCGMVYFGFVSQLRDEHRMVRGLTVSTRHRDRHYCIGTYEGYNVTFVERSDRILTNHRHKWHILEFELKTTADHPHLFIGSDKHGLGFHALLKAKYPIMKPLPLGTTAEYPAVFTDYFRVYTRPTHAVEAEQLVTPEIAGLLGEHFKGLAAEVAQHSVYVYSEHEQITSRLLDVMMANGIWLAKAIDKKYQA; this is translated from the coding sequence ATGAAACGTATTACCACTCGTCTACAGAGCGCTCTGACAACGAATTCAGAAAAGAAGTTGATCACGAGTTTTGCCGAGCGCTGTGGCATGGTATACTTTGGATTTGTCAGCCAGCTGCGCGACGAACACCGTATGGTGCGCGGCCTGACGGTATCCACGCGACATCGGGACAGGCACTACTGTATCGGAACCTATGAGGGCTATAATGTGACGTTTGTGGAGCGTAGCGATAGGATTCTGACGAATCACAGGCACAAGTGGCATATCCTCGAATTTGAGCTTAAGACAACCGCCGACCACCCGCATCTCTTTATCGGCTCGGATAAGCACGGTCTCGGCTTCCATGCACTTTTAAAAGCAAAGTATCCGATCATGAAACCACTACCGCTCGGGACAACTGCCGAATATCCAGCTGTGTTTACCGACTATTTTCGTGTCTATACCCGACCGACGCATGCGGTCGAGGCAGAGCAACTCGTCACGCCCGAGATCGCCGGGCTACTCGGTGAGCATTTCAAGGGCTTGGCTGCCGAAGTGGCGCAACATTCCGTTTACGTCTACTCTGAACATGAGCAGATTACTAGTCGCCTACTCGACGTCATGATGGCCAACGGTATCTGGCTGGCGAAAGCGATCGATAAAAAATACCAGGCATAG
- a CDS encoding hypothetical protein (RAAC3_TM7_1_720) produces MMERVAIEWAAALHSGTTFNEFLYLRGVIETGVRAALIRQWNQQHEGTHKKVPEITA; encoded by the coding sequence ATGATGGAAAGAGTGGCGATAGAATGGGCAGCAGCTCTGCATTCCGGCACCACGTTCAATGAGTTTCTGTACTTGCGAGGAGTCATTGAAACCGGCGTACGCGCGGCTCTCATCCGTCAGTGGAACCAACAGCATGAGGGAACACATAAAAAAGTTCCTGAAATTACAGCCTAG